Proteins from one Microbacterium proteolyticum genomic window:
- a CDS encoding stealth family protein produces MRSMVPLSVETDPWRALLSRDDIRMVDGILHVVDDTRTPADAERDDLLTVAAAIEAAGVAVMLVRDANRRPKIVVDTAHAEVALAALRDPDLGPVYLKARGEDPVPAHSVVPSRNAVEAYAVFRPRTSIEGSYRYGAALAPRLELWRFGAETIEAPRPSALTRRKFATADLDVVEVERYGRRWRTVAGMFDPHPNEFTEDVDMVFSWVDGSSSEFQRQRAARMKGYVVGDGDDNAARYRQVDELRYALRSVHMYAPWVRRIFIATDSPTPEWLADHPKVTVVRSEEFFGDPSVLPTHNSHAVEAQLHRIPGLAEHFLYSNDDMFFGRPVTPELFFSGAGISRFVESGIRIGSGAPHLGRSGHDNGLRVNRALLEERFGRVITLDLEHCATPLRRSVAYELEREFADDYARTAASRFRSATDISVTNSLYHYYALATGRAVITTEPRTRYVQTTQLDSLRRMERLVTGRDTDMFCLNDGSVPEIPEEVRVPALRACLERYFPVAAPWEKSEAISAGSAGASSAATPGR; encoded by the coding sequence ATGCGATCGATGGTCCCCCTTTCTGTCGAGACCGACCCGTGGCGCGCCCTCCTGTCGAGGGATGACATCCGCATGGTCGACGGCATCCTGCACGTCGTCGACGACACCCGCACCCCCGCCGACGCCGAACGCGACGACCTGCTCACGGTCGCTGCGGCGATCGAGGCGGCGGGCGTCGCGGTCATGCTGGTCCGGGATGCCAATCGCCGCCCCAAGATCGTGGTCGACACCGCGCACGCCGAGGTCGCCCTGGCCGCTCTTCGCGATCCGGACCTCGGCCCCGTCTACCTGAAGGCCCGCGGCGAAGACCCGGTGCCCGCGCACAGCGTGGTCCCGAGCCGCAACGCCGTGGAGGCGTACGCGGTCTTCCGCCCGCGCACCTCGATCGAGGGCTCGTACCGCTACGGTGCCGCGCTCGCGCCGCGTCTGGAACTGTGGCGGTTCGGTGCCGAGACCATCGAGGCGCCGCGCCCGAGCGCGCTGACGCGCCGGAAGTTCGCGACCGCAGACCTGGACGTCGTCGAGGTCGAGCGCTACGGGCGCCGCTGGCGCACCGTCGCCGGCATGTTCGATCCGCACCCCAACGAGTTCACCGAAGACGTCGACATGGTCTTCTCCTGGGTGGACGGCTCCTCCAGCGAGTTCCAGCGCCAGCGCGCGGCCCGCATGAAGGGGTACGTCGTCGGCGACGGCGACGACAACGCCGCGCGCTACCGCCAGGTCGACGAGCTGCGCTACGCCCTGCGCAGCGTCCACATGTACGCGCCGTGGGTGCGTCGCATCTTCATCGCGACCGACTCGCCGACGCCCGAGTGGCTCGCCGATCACCCCAAGGTCACCGTCGTGCGCAGCGAGGAGTTCTTCGGCGACCCCTCGGTGCTGCCCACGCACAACTCGCACGCCGTCGAGGCGCAACTGCACCGCATCCCCGGTCTCGCCGAGCACTTCCTCTACAGCAACGACGATATGTTCTTCGGCCGCCCGGTCACCCCCGAGCTGTTCTTCAGCGGGGCGGGGATCAGCCGCTTCGTCGAGAGCGGCATCCGGATCGGCAGCGGCGCCCCGCACCTCGGCCGGTCGGGTCACGACAACGGGCTGCGCGTGAACCGCGCTCTGCTCGAGGAGCGGTTCGGGCGCGTCATCACCCTCGACCTCGAACACTGCGCGACGCCGCTGCGGCGCTCCGTGGCGTACGAACTCGAACGCGAGTTCGCCGATGACTACGCCCGCACGGCGGCGAGCCGTTTCCGCTCGGCGACCGACATCTCCGTCACCAACAGTCTCTACCACTACTACGCGCTGGCCACCGGCCGGGCCGTCATCACGACCGAACCGCGTACCCGGTACGTCCAGACGACGCAGCTGGACTCGCTCCGCCGGATGGAACGCCTCGTCACCGGACGCGACACCGACATGTTCTGCCTCAACGACGGCAGCGTGCCCGAGATCCCCGAGGAGGTCCGGGTGCCCGCGCTCCGCGCGTGCCTCGAGCGCTACTTCCCCGTGGCGGCGCCGTGGGAGAAGTCCGAGGCGATCAGCGCAGGATCGGCAGGGGCGTCGTCGGCGGCGACACCCGGCCGCTGA
- a CDS encoding phosphodiesterase: protein MRYAEYPRAERVLLHLSDTHLRAGGAPLYDRVDSEAHLAQAIAAIEASGIRPDGLVFTGDLADFGEGDAYARVRAIVEPAAARIGAPVIWVMGNHDDRATFRSHLLPGDSADPEAPVDRVDELNGLRIITLDTSVPGQHHGEVTAAQRAWLADVLSVPAPLGTILAMHHPPVPSVLDLAATVELRDQRSLADVLRGSDVRTILAGHLHYSTFATFAGIPVSVASATCYTQDLMVPVGGTRPQDGAQGFNLVHVYDETIVHSVVPVGTAEVLQYVDAAESQERLRSAGIAVPTAGELSGRVSPPTTPLPILR, encoded by the coding sequence ATGCGCTACGCCGAATATCCGCGCGCCGAACGTGTGCTGTTGCACCTGAGCGACACCCACCTGCGTGCCGGCGGTGCCCCGCTGTACGACCGCGTCGACTCCGAGGCGCACCTCGCCCAGGCGATCGCCGCGATCGAGGCATCCGGCATCCGGCCCGACGGTCTCGTCTTCACCGGCGACCTCGCCGACTTCGGCGAGGGTGACGCCTACGCACGGGTGCGGGCGATCGTCGAACCGGCCGCCGCCCGGATCGGCGCCCCGGTCATCTGGGTGATGGGCAACCACGACGACCGCGCGACGTTCCGCTCCCACCTGCTCCCGGGCGACTCCGCCGATCCCGAGGCCCCGGTCGACCGCGTCGACGAGCTCAACGGCCTCCGCATCATCACGCTCGACACCTCGGTGCCCGGGCAGCACCACGGCGAGGTCACCGCGGCGCAGCGCGCGTGGCTCGCCGACGTGCTGTCGGTCCCCGCACCTCTGGGCACGATCCTCGCCATGCACCACCCGCCGGTGCCGAGCGTCCTCGACCTCGCCGCGACCGTCGAGTTGCGCGATCAGCGCTCGCTGGCCGACGTGCTGCGGGGGAGTGACGTCCGGACCATCCTCGCCGGCCACCTGCATTACTCGACGTTCGCCACCTTCGCCGGCATCCCCGTGTCGGTGGCCTCGGCCACCTGCTACACGCAGGACCTGATGGTGCCGGTCGGCGGCACGCGCCCCCAGGACGGCGCGCAGGGATTCAACCTCGTCCACGTGTACGACGAGACGATCGTGCACTCGGTCGTGCCGGTCGGCACAGCCGAGGTCCTGCAGTACGTCGACGCCGCCGAGTCGCAGGAACGGCTGCGGTCGGCCGGAATCGCCGTGCCGACCGCGGGCGAGCTCAGCGGCCGGGTGTCGCCGCCGACGACGCCCCTGCCGATCCTGCGCTGA
- the rsmA gene encoding 16S rRNA (adenine(1518)-N(6)/adenine(1519)-N(6))-dimethyltransferase RsmA, protein MPVSLLGASEIRRLAADLDVTPTKKLGQNFVVDANTVRKIVQAAKVEASDRVVEIGPGLGSLTLAILETGASVVAVEIDHRLAARLPETTAAHGVPADRLTVIDADALQVRDLPGEPEVLVANLPYNVSVPVLLHFLETFPFLQRGVVMVQAEVGERLAAPPGSKVYGAPSVKAAWYGPWRLAGTVSRQVFWPVPNVDSVLVGFERDAESRGDEELRRRTFAIVDAAFQQRRKMLRQALSTVLGGSAAAASEALEAAGIDPTLRGEQLSIDDFVRIARG, encoded by the coding sequence ATGCCCGTTTCGCTCCTCGGCGCCTCCGAGATCCGCCGGCTCGCCGCCGACCTCGACGTCACGCCGACGAAGAAGCTGGGCCAGAACTTCGTCGTCGACGCCAACACCGTCCGCAAGATCGTGCAGGCGGCGAAGGTGGAGGCATCCGATCGTGTGGTCGAGATCGGGCCGGGCCTCGGATCGCTGACGTTGGCGATCCTCGAGACGGGGGCGTCCGTCGTCGCGGTGGAGATCGACCACCGCCTCGCCGCGCGGTTGCCCGAGACGACCGCCGCCCACGGCGTTCCCGCCGACCGCCTGACCGTGATCGATGCCGACGCCCTGCAGGTGCGTGACCTGCCCGGTGAGCCCGAGGTGCTGGTGGCCAACCTGCCCTACAACGTCTCCGTGCCGGTGCTGCTCCACTTCCTTGAGACCTTCCCGTTCCTGCAGCGCGGGGTCGTGATGGTGCAGGCCGAGGTGGGGGAGCGGCTCGCCGCCCCGCCCGGGTCGAAGGTGTACGGCGCTCCCAGCGTCAAGGCCGCCTGGTACGGTCCGTGGCGCCTGGCCGGAACGGTCTCCCGCCAGGTCTTCTGGCCGGTTCCGAACGTCGACAGCGTGCTGGTCGGATTCGAACGGGATGCCGAGTCCCGCGGCGACGAAGAGCTGCGGCGCCGCACGTTCGCGATCGTGGATGCCGCGTTCCAGCAGCGCCGCAAGATGCTGCGGCAGGCGCTGTCGACCGTGCTCGGCGGGTCGGCCGCCGCGGCGTCGGAGGCTCTGGAGGCGGCGGGGATCGACCCCACGCTGCGCGGCGAGCAGCTGTCGATCGACGACTTCGTGCGGATCGCCCGCGGCTGA
- a CDS encoding sugar porter family MFS transporter, whose protein sequence is MSQTQSIPANAFTLRGPYGRRAVGLSIAAAVGGFLFGFDSSVINGAVDAVQGNFELSQVLTGFVVAVALLGCAVGAVVAGALSDRWGRLKVMLLGAVLFFVSSIGAALTFSVPDLILWRVMSGLGIGIASVVAPAYIAEVAPRQIRGSLASLQQLAITLGIFGALLSDALLATSAGGAANELWLGMEAWRWMFLVGVVPAAVYGILSFTVPESPRFLLAKGRKEEARAIFARLVPPADLDKTMNELTSAIETDRKNKNVSLRGPVLGLQGIVWTGILLSMFQQFVGINVIFYYSTTLWKAVGFDESNSLLISVITSVTNVVVTFVAIFLVDRVGRKPILLTGSVLMTVSLAAMALAFTFAQGSGDDVSLPAPWGGIALVAANLFVIGFGASWGPLVWVLLGEIFPSRIRGKALGVAAGAQWIANFAITVSFPAMASWSLPLTYGMYALFAALSLVYVALRIPETKGMELEQTETLFVRKDKSKA, encoded by the coding sequence GTGAGCCAGACGCAGTCGATCCCCGCCAATGCCTTCACCCTCCGCGGCCCGTACGGGCGACGAGCGGTCGGGCTCTCGATCGCCGCCGCGGTGGGCGGCTTCCTGTTCGGCTTCGACTCCTCCGTCATCAACGGAGCGGTGGATGCCGTCCAGGGCAACTTCGAGCTCAGCCAGGTGCTGACCGGCTTCGTCGTCGCCGTCGCCCTGCTCGGCTGCGCGGTGGGTGCCGTCGTCGCCGGCGCGCTGTCCGACCGCTGGGGTCGCCTCAAGGTGATGCTGCTCGGCGCCGTCCTGTTCTTCGTCTCGTCGATCGGTGCGGCGCTCACGTTCAGCGTCCCCGACCTCATCCTGTGGCGCGTGATGAGCGGTCTCGGAATCGGTATCGCCTCGGTCGTCGCCCCCGCATACATCGCGGAGGTGGCCCCGCGCCAGATCCGCGGATCCCTCGCCTCGCTGCAGCAGCTCGCGATCACGCTCGGCATCTTCGGCGCTCTGCTCTCCGACGCCCTCCTCGCCACCTCCGCGGGCGGCGCCGCCAACGAGCTGTGGCTGGGCATGGAGGCGTGGCGCTGGATGTTCCTGGTGGGTGTCGTGCCCGCCGCCGTCTACGGCATCCTGTCGTTCACCGTCCCCGAGTCCCCGCGGTTCCTGCTCGCGAAGGGACGCAAGGAGGAGGCGCGCGCGATCTTCGCCCGCCTGGTCCCGCCGGCCGACCTCGACAAGACCATGAACGAGCTCACGAGCGCCATCGAGACCGACCGCAAAAACAAGAACGTCTCCCTGCGGGGCCCCGTGCTCGGACTCCAGGGCATCGTCTGGACCGGCATCCTGCTGTCGATGTTCCAGCAGTTCGTCGGAATCAACGTGATCTTCTACTACTCCACGACGCTGTGGAAGGCGGTCGGATTCGACGAGAGCAACTCGCTGCTGATCTCCGTCATCACGTCGGTGACCAACGTGGTCGTGACCTTCGTCGCGATCTTCCTCGTCGACCGCGTCGGCCGGAAGCCGATCCTGCTGACCGGTTCCGTCCTGATGACGGTGTCGCTGGCCGCGATGGCGCTGGCGTTCACGTTCGCCCAGGGCAGCGGCGACGACGTGTCGCTCCCCGCTCCGTGGGGCGGGATCGCCCTGGTCGCGGCGAACCTGTTCGTGATCGGCTTCGGCGCCTCGTGGGGTCCGCTGGTGTGGGTGCTGCTCGGCGAGATCTTCCCGAGTCGCATCCGCGGCAAGGCGCTCGGTGTCGCGGCCGGTGCGCAGTGGATCGCGAACTTCGCGATCACGGTGTCGTTCCCCGCGATGGCGAGCTGGTCGCTGCCGCTCACGTACGGCATGTACGCGCTGTTCGCCGCCCTGTCGCTCGTGTACGTCGCGCTGCGCATCCCGGAGACCAAGGGCATGGAGCTCGAGCAGACCGAGACCCTGTTCGTCCGGAAGGACAAGAGCAAGGCCTGA